The following coding sequences lie in one bacterium genomic window:
- the ade gene encoding adenine deaminase: MEQLARRIKIAGGDEPADLLLRGGRVVSVHTGTIMECEVALAGGEVAALGTGYAAHATVELNGAFLAPAFIDAHIHIESSMATPREFARAVVPRGTGTVVADPHEIANVQGAAGVRWMLEAARALPLSIAIMAPSCVPATHLETAGAALSPEDIAALLAEPGVLGLAEMMNFPGVIHRDPAVLAKLVAAGARPIDGHAPGLAGRELAAYAAAGIQTDHECTTLAEAEAKLALGLRVMIREGSSARNLAALVRGVTPANARRWLLCSDDRTPADLLHEGHVDHLLRRCVEEGLDPLLALQMATLNAAEHFGLADRGAIAPGRRADLVVLEDLVSFKVRQVYRAGRLVAEGGALLEEPAASPPPASAGLNLGALSATPFAIPDRGAARVRVIVAAGDQLLTEEAIETPRREGGFLVADRARDLLKLAVVERHRGTGNVGLGFIRGFGLARGALASTVAHDSHNLIILGASDRAMEVALAAMRELGGGKLVADESGVLAALPLPVGGLMSDAPIAETAAGLERLAAAARALGCALPEPFMTLSFMALPVIPKLKLTDKGLVDVEVFAVCELTPESH; the protein is encoded by the coding sequence ATGGAGCAACTCGCTCGGCGCATAAAAATTGCAGGGGGGGACGAGCCCGCCGACCTGCTGCTGCGCGGCGGCCGCGTGGTGAGCGTGCACACCGGCACTATAATGGAGTGCGAGGTTGCCCTGGCCGGCGGGGAAGTGGCTGCGCTGGGAACGGGTTACGCGGCGCACGCCACGGTCGAGCTCAACGGCGCCTTCCTCGCGCCGGCCTTCATCGATGCGCACATCCACATCGAGAGCAGCATGGCGACGCCGCGCGAGTTCGCGCGCGCCGTGGTGCCGCGCGGCACGGGCACGGTGGTGGCCGATCCGCACGAGATCGCCAACGTGCAAGGCGCAGCCGGCGTGCGCTGGATGCTGGAGGCCGCGCGCGCGCTGCCGCTCTCGATCGCGATCATGGCGCCGAGCTGCGTGCCGGCCACGCATCTCGAGACGGCGGGCGCGGCGCTCAGCCCCGAGGACATTGCCGCGCTGCTCGCCGAGCCCGGCGTGCTTGGCCTGGCCGAGATGATGAACTTCCCCGGCGTCATCCACCGCGATCCGGCCGTGCTCGCCAAGCTCGTCGCCGCGGGCGCGCGGCCGATCGACGGCCATGCGCCCGGGCTCGCCGGCCGTGAACTCGCGGCCTATGCCGCCGCCGGCATTCAGACCGACCACGAGTGCACGACGCTGGCCGAGGCCGAGGCCAAGCTCGCGCTCGGCCTGCGCGTGATGATCCGCGAGGGCTCGAGCGCGCGCAATCTCGCGGCGCTGGTGCGCGGCGTGACGCCGGCAAACGCGCGGCGCTGGCTGCTGTGCAGCGACGACCGCACGCCGGCGGATCTCTTGCACGAAGGCCATGTGGACCACCTGCTGCGCCGCTGCGTGGAGGAGGGACTCGATCCCCTGCTCGCCCTCCAGATGGCGACCCTGAATGCGGCCGAGCACTTCGGCCTCGCGGATCGCGGCGCGATCGCGCCCGGCCGGCGCGCCGACCTGGTGGTGCTCGAGGACCTCGTGAGCTTCAAGGTGCGGCAGGTCTACCGCGCGGGACGCCTGGTGGCCGAGGGCGGCGCGTTGCTCGAGGAGCCCGCGGCCAGTCCGCCGCCGGCGAGCGCGGGCCTGAATCTCGGCGCCCTCTCGGCGACGCCCTTCGCGATCCCCGACCGCGGCGCGGCGCGCGTGCGCGTGATCGTCGCCGCGGGCGATCAGCTCCTCACGGAGGAGGCGATCGAGACGCCGCGCCGCGAGGGCGGCTTCCTGGTGGCGGACCGCGCGCGCGACCTGCTCAAGCTGGCGGTCGTGGAGCGCCACCGCGGCACCGGCAACGTGGGGCTCGGCTTCATCCGCGGCTTCGGCCTCGCGCGCGGCGCGCTGGCGAGCACCGTCGCCCACGACTCGCACAACCTGATCATCCTCGGCGCCAGCGACCGCGCGATGGAGGTGGCCCTGGCCGCCATGCGCGAGCTGGGCGGCGGCAAGCTGGTCGCCGACGAGTCGGGCGTGCTGGCCGCGCTGCCGCTGCCGGTAGGCGGTCTCATGAGCGACGCGCCGATCGCCGAGACCGCCGCGGGGCTCGAGCGCCTGGCCGCCGCGGCGCGGGCGCTGGGCTGCGCGCTCCCGGAGCCCTTCATGACGCTGAGCTTCATGGCCCTGCCGGTGATCCCCAAGCTCAAGCTCACGGACAAAGGGCTGGTGGATGTGGAGGTCTTTGCAGTGTGCGAGTTGACTCCGGAGAGCCATTAG